A genomic window from Cryobacterium sp. SO2 includes:
- a CDS encoding HNH endonuclease signature motif containing protein, with protein sequence MATPDATPEDSTNAAGDPMEDPTVVAIRAVIDPLIENEKVIAAGYAERARLLAELDRLGHQPRIIRGLCGDPVESGRDDPDTQAHGPAWNDEELSRRCMAAEAAGVLRVTATTAGSMVFNAARLTDDLPLFHAALTRGSITWGHAMKMLDLTEGLPEEILPVFEATVLPAAETLTSTQFVRVAGRILDRMHPVPLQERANAGFVKRRVVMKPDVDGMAWLNAYLKADDAQAIYDRLTLIATEVTDDADTDPATGTDATVPGRTKDQRRADAYRDLLLDGVGPTGLGHGIRGTVRLTVPALTLLDRSDEPAILEGYGPIDPETARQIAGTATSWTRVLTHPETGCRLSVGREQYAPPADMRRYLQIRDQTCQGIGCSRRATLSEIDHTQPWNTGGATSVDNLVHLCKPCHRLKHQSSFSTSQGPGGALTWTTPGGKKYTFAPAKTDPANYPGRPLGRVNRTVAVPVVPPPPREDEGPPPF encoded by the coding sequence ATGGCCACCCCAGATGCCACACCCGAAGACAGCACAAACGCCGCCGGGGATCCCATGGAGGATCCCACGGTGGTGGCGATCCGCGCGGTCATCGACCCGCTGATCGAGAACGAGAAGGTGATCGCCGCCGGGTACGCCGAACGCGCCCGGCTGCTCGCCGAACTGGACCGGCTCGGCCACCAGCCCCGCATCATCCGCGGGCTCTGCGGTGACCCGGTCGAGTCCGGCCGGGACGACCCCGACACCCAGGCCCACGGGCCGGCCTGGAACGACGAGGAACTCTCCCGCCGCTGCATGGCCGCCGAAGCCGCCGGGGTGCTGCGGGTCACCGCGACCACCGCGGGCAGCATGGTCTTCAACGCCGCCCGCCTCACCGACGACCTCCCCCTCTTCCACGCCGCGCTCACCCGGGGCAGCATCACCTGGGGCCACGCGATGAAGATGCTCGACCTCACCGAGGGTCTGCCCGAAGAGATCCTGCCCGTCTTCGAAGCGACGGTGCTGCCCGCAGCGGAGACACTCACCTCCACCCAGTTCGTGCGGGTCGCCGGCCGCATCCTCGACCGCATGCACCCGGTGCCCCTGCAGGAGCGCGCGAACGCCGGCTTCGTGAAGCGTCGCGTGGTGATGAAGCCCGACGTGGACGGCATGGCCTGGCTGAACGCGTACCTCAAGGCCGACGACGCTCAGGCGATCTACGACCGGCTGACCCTCATCGCCACAGAGGTCACAGACGACGCCGATACCGACCCGGCGACGGGCACCGACGCAACAGTTCCGGGTCGCACGAAGGACCAGCGCCGCGCGGACGCCTACCGCGACCTGCTCCTGGACGGCGTCGGCCCCACCGGGCTCGGCCACGGCATCCGCGGAACCGTGCGCCTCACGGTGCCGGCGCTGACGCTGCTGGACCGGAGCGACGAACCGGCGATTCTCGAGGGCTACGGACCCATCGACCCCGAGACCGCGCGGCAGATCGCGGGCACCGCGACCAGCTGGACGCGGGTCCTCACCCACCCCGAGACCGGCTGCCGCCTCAGCGTGGGCCGCGAGCAGTACGCACCGCCGGCGGACATGCGCCGCTACCTTCAGATCCGCGACCAAACCTGCCAAGGAATCGGCTGCAGCCGACGGGCCACGCTCAGCGAGATCGACCATACCCAGCCGTGGAACACCGGCGGCGCGACCAGCGTGGACAACCTCGTGCACCTCTGCAAACCCTGCCACCGGCTCAAACACCAGTCCAGTTTCAGCACCAGCCAAGGCCCCGGCGGCGCCCTCACCTGGACCACCCCCGGCGGCAAGAAATACACCTTCGCACCCGCGAAAACCGACCCCGCGAACTACCCCGGACGTCCGCTCGGCCGGGTCAATAGAACGGTGGCGGTACCCGTTGTTCCTCCGCCCCCGCGTGAGGATGAGGGCCCGCCACCGTTCTAG
- a CDS encoding NAD(P)H-binding protein — MRIVIAGGHGKIARFLTRALSGDGHTVVGLIRSEEQSADLLLDGAEPVVLDLENSSVDALAAVLADADVAVFAAGAGAGSGDARKGTVDLGASVLLADAAEAAGVPRFVQISSTGADLVRDGAIPDDVPADFVTYLQAKLGAEMDLVRRDLAWTIVRPGTLTDDEPTGLVRLERTGPDESGAVHPEPQGSIPRADVAAVLAELIRTGAGARTTLHLISGPATVAEAVEIFA, encoded by the coding sequence ATGCGAATTGTTATAGCTGGTGGACATGGAAAAATCGCGCGCTTCCTCACGCGGGCCTTGTCGGGCGATGGACACACCGTCGTCGGACTGATCCGGTCGGAGGAGCAGAGCGCCGACCTGCTGCTGGATGGCGCAGAGCCCGTGGTGCTCGACCTGGAGAACAGTTCGGTTGACGCACTCGCCGCCGTTCTGGCCGACGCGGATGTGGCCGTCTTCGCGGCCGGAGCCGGTGCGGGCAGCGGCGACGCCCGCAAGGGCACCGTCGACCTGGGCGCCTCGGTGCTGCTGGCCGATGCAGCCGAAGCCGCCGGCGTGCCCAGGTTCGTGCAGATCTCCTCGACCGGCGCCGACCTGGTGCGCGATGGCGCCATCCCCGACGATGTGCCGGCAGACTTCGTCACCTACCTGCAGGCCAAGCTCGGCGCCGAGATGGACCTCGTGCGCCGCGACCTGGCCTGGACCATCGTGCGCCCTGGCACCCTCACCGACGACGAACCCACCGGCCTGGTCCGCCTCGAGCGCACCGGTCCGGACGAGAGCGGCGCCGTTCACCCCGAACCGCAAGGCAGCATCCCCCGTGCCGACGTGGCCGCGGTGCTGGCCGAACTCATCCGCACCGGAGCCGGCGCGCGCACCACGCTGCACCTCATTTCCGGGCCGGCCACCGTGGCCGAAGCCGTGGAAATCTTCGCCTGA
- a CDS encoding D-alanyl-D-alanine carboxypeptidase family protein: MSEESRRGASPRVRRRRALAAGVGLVIVAVITVVAVSALTGPNSTVATAGHSPASTSASTAPTEPPRPSPTASPEPAPAPTFDRAAHSIDDPNSIWVVVDKLRPLNPTDYAPADLVDVPVPFANPPKLRQEASDAVVALFAAFTAETGLALQSQSAYRSFEAQTRVYDGDVANLGQAGADLSTARPGTSEHQTGLTIDISAQPPQCSLDACFGDTPHGQWLAANAWRFGFLLRYPADKVGITGYEFEPWHFRYIGIDLATEMHNTNVSTLEEFFGLPAAPSYG; this comes from the coding sequence GTGTCAGAAGAATCGCGCCGGGGGGCGTCACCGCGCGTGCGCCGTCGTCGCGCTCTCGCCGCAGGAGTCGGCCTTGTCATCGTGGCGGTCATCACCGTCGTGGCTGTGTCCGCTCTGACCGGGCCGAACAGCACCGTTGCCACGGCCGGACACTCGCCGGCGTCCACGTCGGCGTCCACGGCGCCGACCGAGCCCCCGCGACCGTCTCCCACGGCGTCGCCGGAACCCGCTCCGGCGCCCACCTTCGACCGCGCGGCCCACTCGATCGACGATCCGAACAGCATCTGGGTGGTCGTGGACAAGCTGCGCCCGCTCAACCCGACGGACTACGCTCCCGCCGACCTCGTCGACGTGCCCGTTCCGTTCGCCAACCCGCCCAAGCTCCGGCAGGAGGCATCCGACGCTGTCGTTGCTCTCTTCGCCGCGTTCACGGCCGAAACCGGGCTGGCCCTGCAGTCGCAGAGCGCGTACCGCAGCTTCGAGGCCCAGACGCGGGTCTACGACGGCGACGTCGCCAACCTCGGCCAGGCCGGCGCCGACCTCAGCACCGCCCGCCCGGGAACGAGCGAGCACCAGACCGGGCTGACCATCGACATCAGCGCCCAGCCCCCACAGTGTTCGCTGGATGCCTGCTTTGGCGATACCCCGCACGGCCAGTGGCTGGCCGCCAACGCCTGGCGATTCGGTTTCCTCTTGCGGTACCCCGCCGACAAGGTCGGGATCACCGGGTACGAATTCGAGCCCTGGCATTTTCGCTACATCGGGATCGACCTGGCCACCGAGATGCACAACACCAATGTGAGTACTCTCGAAGAATTCTTCGGCCTGCCGGCCGCGCCGTCATACGGCTGA
- a CDS encoding amidase domain-containing protein produces MASLTAGSTIVAIIAGLSIAPGDVRAAAGADVAVASATPTPTPSATITMPTVVEPAQPIVRSAVVAADGSPAGPVTGGTVVTVTGTDLADVTSASFGENPAQVVSATTDTVTLQTPAATGLSTGSVAVSLYASTGEAVAVAGGAGVDTTSASAAATAALTDAIEPTADAAITVPSTSAATTDPPVLTFTYVPDPRITAQIDYVLAHWQNYNSAAYGSISGNDCVNFTSQSLIARGWTMDADWSYVAGKYSSAWASSTAFAAYLAAHPERATPLTAAQRAEVKVGDIVQFDWDNSGDKDHTGIVTRVEQTSTGVDIYYAGHTNNTDYRSVDESLALSGGSVTYWSVA; encoded by the coding sequence GTGGCGAGCCTCACGGCCGGCAGCACCATCGTGGCGATCATCGCCGGACTCTCGATCGCTCCTGGGGATGTGCGGGCCGCGGCCGGCGCTGATGTTGCGGTGGCCAGCGCGACGCCCACGCCCACGCCCAGCGCCACCATCACGATGCCCACCGTGGTGGAACCGGCGCAGCCGATCGTGCGCAGCGCCGTTGTCGCCGCCGACGGCAGTCCGGCCGGCCCGGTCACCGGCGGCACCGTCGTGACCGTCACCGGCACCGACCTGGCCGATGTCACGAGCGCGAGTTTCGGCGAGAATCCAGCCCAGGTGGTGTCGGCGACTACGGACACCGTGACCCTGCAGACCCCCGCCGCCACCGGCCTCAGCACCGGTTCGGTGGCGGTGAGCCTCTACGCCAGCACCGGCGAGGCCGTCGCGGTGGCCGGTGGGGCCGGCGTCGACACCACCTCTGCCAGCGCCGCCGCCACGGCCGCCCTCACCGACGCGATCGAGCCGACGGCCGACGCCGCCATCACCGTGCCGTCGACGTCCGCCGCCACGACCGACCCGCCCGTGCTCACCTTCACCTATGTGCCCGACCCGCGGATCACCGCACAGATCGACTATGTGCTCGCGCACTGGCAGAACTACAACTCGGCCGCCTATGGGTCGATCTCCGGCAACGACTGCGTCAACTTCACCAGCCAGTCGCTCATCGCCCGCGGCTGGACCATGGATGCCGACTGGTCGTACGTCGCCGGAAAGTACAGCTCGGCCTGGGCCAGCTCCACGGCCTTCGCCGCCTACCTCGCCGCGCACCCGGAGCGGGCCACCCCGCTCACCGCCGCGCAGCGCGCCGAGGTGAAGGTTGGCGACATCGTGCAGTTCGACTGGGACAACTCGGGCGACAAGGACCACACGGGGATCGTGACCCGGGTGGAGCAAACCTCGACCGGGGTGGACATCTACTACGCGGGACACACCAACAACACCGACTACCGCTCGGTCGACGAATCGTTGGCGCTGTCGGGCGGCAGCGTCACCTACTGGAGCGTCGCCTAA
- a CDS encoding amidase domain-containing protein, which yields MALARPARIGVVALVIGGICVGGVALATSGQDRVSTAQTDAAAPATDTTTATAEPRETPAATAEPVAVDTAVQAQLNYALTYWSDYNTDEYGVVTGTDCVNFTSQSLIERGWAMDDAWWASGTGSDFDFSSPWVSSTAFMNYLADSGRATALTDDQRDQVKLGDVVQFDWDNSGDRDHTAIVSKIEGSGDNIVIYYAGHTDDTDYRSVDYAITEKHPGGTAYYWSIP from the coding sequence GTGGCTTTAGCTCGACCAGCACGGATCGGTGTCGTCGCCCTCGTTATAGGCGGAATCTGCGTCGGAGGTGTGGCCCTGGCCACATCGGGCCAGGACCGAGTCTCCACGGCACAGACCGACGCCGCGGCACCGGCAACCGACACGACCACGGCCACCGCCGAGCCCCGCGAGACGCCGGCGGCGACAGCGGAACCCGTCGCCGTGGACACCGCCGTGCAGGCGCAACTGAACTACGCGCTCACCTACTGGTCCGACTACAACACCGACGAATACGGTGTGGTCACCGGCACCGACTGCGTCAACTTCACCAGCCAGTCGCTGATCGAACGCGGCTGGGCGATGGACGACGCCTGGTGGGCATCCGGCACCGGCTCGGACTTCGACTTCTCGTCACCCTGGGTGAGTTCAACGGCCTTCATGAACTACCTGGCCGACTCCGGCCGTGCCACCGCCCTCACCGACGACCAGCGCGACCAGGTGAAGCTCGGTGACGTCGTGCAGTTCGACTGGGACAACTCCGGCGACCGCGACCACACCGCCATCGTCTCCAAGATCGAGGGCAGCGGCGACAACATCGTCATCTACTACGCCGGGCACACCGACGACACCGACTACCGCTCGGTGGACTACGCGATCACCGAGAAGCACCCGGGCGGCACCGCGTACTACTGGAGCATCCCCTAG
- the pgm gene encoding phosphoglucomutase (alpha-D-glucose-1,6-bisphosphate-dependent), which yields MNARAGTPAQKSDLIDVEALIRAYYDLKPDVSVAAQRVVFGTSGHRGSSLNTAFNENHILATTQAIVEYRAGQGITGPLFIGADTHALSGPATTSALEVLVGNGVRVLVDEFADFVPTPALSHAILAYNRAGNDDQADGIVVTPSHNPPMDGGFKYNPPHGGPADSDATSWIANRANEIIADEMRAVLMAEPSAVETYDFRGHYVDDLENIIDMKAIKASGIRIGADPLGGASVHYWSAIRDRYELNLTVVNPHVDPTWAFMTLDWDGKIRMDPSSPSAMASVLAHKDDFDILTGNDADADRHGIVTPDAGLMNPNHYLAVAIEYLYSHRDGWRADAAIGKTLVSSTMIDRVAGFLGRELWEVPVGFKWFVPGLIDGSVAFGGEESAGASFVRFDGTVWTTDKDGILLALLAAEIVAVTGKSPSVRYAELAEHFGAPSYERIDAVATPAQKAALGKLDGAAITATELAGDKIIGALSNAPGNGAAIGGVKVFTEYAWFAARPSGTEDVYKIYAESFKGPEHLKQVQVEAKAIVDAAIS from the coding sequence ATGAACGCACGCGCAGGCACCCCGGCCCAGAAATCCGATCTGATCGACGTTGAGGCTCTCATCAGGGCGTATTACGACCTGAAACCGGATGTCTCCGTCGCCGCCCAGCGGGTCGTCTTCGGCACCTCCGGCCACCGCGGAAGCTCGCTGAACACGGCATTCAACGAGAACCACATCCTCGCCACGACGCAGGCGATCGTGGAGTACCGAGCCGGCCAGGGCATCACCGGGCCGTTGTTCATCGGAGCGGACACGCACGCACTCAGCGGACCGGCCACCACCTCGGCGCTCGAGGTGCTGGTGGGCAACGGCGTGCGGGTGCTGGTCGACGAGTTTGCCGACTTCGTGCCCACCCCGGCCCTCTCGCACGCGATCCTGGCCTACAACCGTGCCGGGAACGACGACCAGGCCGACGGCATCGTCGTCACCCCCAGCCACAACCCGCCCATGGACGGCGGCTTCAAGTACAACCCGCCGCACGGCGGACCGGCCGACAGCGACGCCACCTCGTGGATCGCCAACCGTGCAAACGAGATCATCGCCGACGAGATGCGCGCCGTGCTCATGGCAGAGCCCAGCGCAGTGGAGACCTACGACTTCCGTGGCCACTACGTCGACGACCTCGAGAACATCATCGACATGAAGGCCATCAAGGCCAGCGGCATCCGCATCGGCGCCGACCCGCTGGGCGGAGCGAGTGTGCACTACTGGAGCGCCATCCGCGACCGCTACGAGCTCAACCTCACCGTGGTCAACCCGCACGTCGACCCCACCTGGGCGTTCATGACCCTCGACTGGGACGGCAAGATCCGGATGGACCCGTCCAGCCCCTCCGCCATGGCCTCGGTGCTGGCGCACAAGGACGACTTCGACATCCTCACCGGCAACGACGCCGACGCCGACAGGCACGGCATCGTCACGCCGGATGCCGGCCTGATGAACCCGAACCACTACCTGGCCGTGGCCATCGAGTACCTCTACAGCCACCGCGACGGCTGGCGGGCGGATGCCGCGATCGGCAAGACTCTCGTCTCCTCCACCATGATCGACCGCGTCGCTGGCTTCCTCGGCCGTGAGCTGTGGGAGGTGCCGGTGGGCTTCAAGTGGTTCGTCCCCGGCCTGATCGACGGCTCGGTCGCCTTCGGTGGCGAGGAGAGCGCCGGTGCGAGCTTCGTGCGCTTCGACGGCACCGTGTGGACCACCGACAAGGACGGCATCCTGCTGGCCCTGCTCGCGGCCGAGATCGTGGCCGTCACCGGCAAGTCCCCCAGTGTGCGCTACGCCGAGCTCGCCGAGCACTTCGGCGCTCCGTCCTATGAGCGCATCGACGCCGTGGCCACGCCCGCGCAGAAGGCCGCTCTCGGCAAGCTCGACGGCGCCGCCATCACGGCCACCGAGCTCGCCGGCGACAAGATCATCGGCGCACTCAGCAACGCGCCGGGCAACGGCGCCGCGATCGGCGGCGTGAAGGTCTTCACGGAGTACGCCTGGTTCGCCGCACGGCCCAGCGGCACCGAAGACGTCTACAAGATCTACGCGGAGTCGTTCAAGGGCCCGGAACACCTCAAGCAGGTGCAGGTCGAGGCGAAGGCCATCGTCGACGCCGCGATCAGCTAG
- the pheA gene encoding prephenate dehydratase, with amino-acid sequence MPETPDVHYSFLGPAGTFTEAALAQVPEAQGLPWRAVNNVGEAFADVVSGRSVAAMIAIENSVDGGVSATQDALASVPNLRIIGEYLVPVNFVLVARPGTTLDDVKIVNAHPVAYAQCRSWLESTLPKHGHIPSSSNVAAAAALFEPGPADAAVAPPGIEKHHDLVVLARNIGDNPNAVTRFVLVGRTTVIPAPTGADKTSVIVELPEDRAGALLEMLEQFATRGVNLSLIQSRPIGDSLGRYRFVIDADGHILDERVADALLGLRRFSPKVIFLGSYPRADKAPNVFTDRYDDEVFIEARDWLRGLVAGEPTA; translated from the coding sequence ATGCCAGAGACTCCCGATGTGCACTACAGCTTCCTTGGGCCGGCCGGGACCTTCACCGAGGCCGCCCTCGCCCAGGTGCCAGAGGCCCAGGGCCTGCCGTGGCGAGCCGTCAACAATGTGGGTGAGGCCTTCGCCGACGTCGTGAGCGGCCGCAGCGTCGCCGCCATGATCGCCATCGAGAACTCCGTCGACGGCGGCGTGAGCGCCACCCAGGACGCCCTCGCCAGCGTGCCGAACCTGCGGATCATCGGCGAATACCTTGTGCCGGTCAACTTCGTGCTCGTCGCCCGCCCCGGTACCACCCTGGACGACGTCAAGATCGTGAACGCGCATCCGGTGGCGTACGCCCAGTGCCGCAGCTGGCTGGAGAGCACCCTGCCCAAGCACGGCCACATCCCCTCGTCGAGCAATGTGGCCGCCGCCGCTGCCCTGTTCGAGCCGGGCCCGGCGGATGCCGCCGTGGCGCCGCCCGGCATCGAGAAGCACCACGACCTCGTTGTGCTGGCCCGCAACATCGGCGACAACCCCAACGCCGTGACCCGGTTCGTGCTCGTCGGCCGCACCACCGTGATCCCGGCGCCCACCGGCGCGGACAAGACCAGCGTCATCGTGGAACTGCCAGAGGACCGGGCCGGAGCCCTGCTCGAGATGCTCGAGCAATTCGCCACCCGCGGCGTCAACCTCAGCCTGATCCAGTCCCGACCGATCGGCGACTCCCTCGGCCGCTACCGGTTCGTCATCGACGCCGACGGGCACATCCTCGACGAACGTGTCGCCGACGCCCTGTTGGGCCTGCGCCGGTTCAGCCCCAAGGTCATCTTCCTCGGCTCCTACCCGCGGGCCGACAAGGCGCCCAATGTGTTCACCGACCGGTACGACGACGAGGTCTTCATCGAAGCCAGGGACTGGCTGCGCGGTCTGGTGGCGGGGGAGCCCACGGCCTAA